In Halobaculum sp. XH14, a single genomic region encodes these proteins:
- a CDS encoding LeuA family protein, whose amino-acid sequence MIRTRRYPVRRNEFFQGTLSATDEFETVRIFDTTLRDGEQSPRTSFDYEQKREIAAVLSEMGVHVVEAGFPVNSEAEFEAVSDIAAATDATTCGLARVVEGDVEAALDSGVDTVHTFVSTSDVQIEDSMHATREEVVERAVESVERVREAGVEVMFSPMDATRTDESFLVEVIEAVDDVGVDWINVPDTCGVATPSRFADLIEVVGEHTDARIDVHTHDDFGLAAANALAGIEAGADQMQVSVNGIGERAGNAALEEVVMAAESVYGADTGIETTRITELSRLVEGASDMPVPANKPVVGRNAFSHESGIHAAGVIENSDTFEPGVMTPEMVGAERSFVMGKHTGTHSVRQRLREDGFDPTDEQVRAVTREVKEYGASQRVTMADVRRFAEDAGVERPEDDRNREREATLK is encoded by the coding sequence ATAATCAGGACTCGTCGGTATCCAGTCCGGCGGAACGAGTTCTTCCAGGGCACGCTGAGTGCAACTGACGAGTTCGAGACGGTCAGGATTTTCGATACGACGCTGCGCGACGGCGAACAGTCGCCACGCACGTCGTTCGATTACGAACAGAAACGCGAGATAGCCGCGGTGCTCTCGGAGATGGGGGTCCACGTCGTCGAGGCGGGGTTCCCGGTCAACTCCGAGGCGGAGTTCGAGGCGGTCTCGGACATCGCCGCGGCCACCGACGCCACGACCTGCGGGCTCGCCCGCGTGGTCGAGGGCGACGTCGAGGCGGCGCTCGACTCGGGCGTCGACACGGTCCACACGTTCGTCTCCACGAGCGACGTGCAGATCGAGGACTCGATGCACGCGACCCGCGAGGAGGTCGTCGAACGCGCCGTCGAGTCGGTCGAGCGCGTCCGCGAGGCGGGCGTCGAGGTGATGTTCTCGCCGATGGACGCGACCCGCACCGACGAGTCGTTCCTCGTCGAGGTGATCGAGGCCGTCGACGACGTCGGCGTCGACTGGATCAACGTCCCCGACACGTGCGGGGTCGCCACGCCGTCCCGCTTCGCCGACCTCATCGAGGTCGTGGGCGAGCACACGGACGCGCGCATCGACGTGCACACGCACGACGACTTCGGGCTGGCGGCGGCGAACGCGCTGGCCGGCATCGAGGCCGGCGCGGACCAGATGCAGGTGTCCGTGAACGGCATCGGCGAGCGCGCCGGCAACGCCGCGCTGGAGGAGGTCGTGATGGCCGCCGAATCGGTGTACGGTGCCGATACCGGCATCGAGACGACCCGAATCACCGAGCTGTCGCGGCTCGTCGAGGGCGCGAGCGACATGCCCGTGCCCGCGAACAAGCCCGTCGTGGGGCGCAACGCGTTCTCCCACGAGTCGGGCATCCACGCCGCGGGCGTCATCGAGAACAGCGACACGTTCGAGCCGGGCGTCATGACCCCCGAGATGGTCGGCGCGGAGCGCTCGTTCGTGATGGGCAAGCACACGGGCACCCACTCGGTCCGCCAGCGCCTGCGCGAGGACGGGTTCGACCCCACCGACGAGCAGGTTCGCGCGGTCACGCGCGAGGTGAAAGAGTACGGCGCGTCCCAGCGCGTGACGATGGCCGACGTGCGCCGGTTCGCCGAGGATGCCGGGGTGGAGCGGCCGGAGGACGACCGGAACCGCGAGCGGGAGGCAACGCTGAAATGA
- the ilvN gene encoding acetolactate synthase small subunit, which produces MAGPRPDERPQPTARRNAQGIKVDPDAGAEHRRRTAVISALVEHEPGVLSRVSGLFSRRQFNIESLTVGPTTVEGHARITLVVEETDPGIDQAKKQLLKLTPVIAVGELESDAVRAELVLLKVRGTEPDKVHAITEMYEGRTLDAGPRTITVQITGDERKIDDAVDAFRQFGIIEIARTGQTALERGDSPTTPGEEPGHSAGGSATDEPTDDETTTDESTPNYDD; this is translated from the coding sequence ATGGCCGGCCCCCGGCCCGACGAGCGCCCGCAGCCGACCGCCCGGCGCAACGCGCAGGGAATCAAGGTCGACCCCGACGCGGGGGCCGAACACCGCCGACGGACGGCCGTCATCTCCGCGCTCGTCGAACACGAACCCGGCGTGCTCTCGCGCGTCTCCGGGCTGTTCTCCCGGCGGCAGTTCAACATCGAGAGCCTGACGGTCGGCCCGACGACCGTCGAGGGACACGCCCGAATCACGCTGGTCGTCGAGGAGACGGATCCGGGCATCGACCAGGCGAAAAAACAGCTCCTGAAGCTCACGCCCGTCATCGCGGTCGGCGAACTCGAGTCCGACGCGGTGCGTGCGGAACTGGTGCTGCTGAAGGTCCGCGGAACCGAGCCGGACAAGGTCCACGCCATCACCGAGATGTACGAGGGCCGGACGCTCGACGCCGGGCCGCGAACCATCACCGTCCAGATCACGGGCGACGAGCGGAAGATCGACGACGCGGTCGACGCGTTCCGGCAGTTCGGCATCATCGAGATCGCCCGGACCGGCCAGACGGCGCTCGAACGCGGCGACTCCCCGACGACGCCCGGCGAGGAGCCCGGCCACTCGGCCGGCGGCTCCGCGACCGACGAACCGACCGACGACGAGACGACAACCGACGAATCCACACCCAACTACGATGACTGA
- the leuC gene encoding 3-isopropylmalate dehydratase large subunit codes for MSEGTLYDKVWDRHRVTTLPTGQDQLFVGLHLVHEVTSPQAFGMLRERDVEVAYPGLTHATVDHILPTADQSRPYGDDAAEEMMSELERNVREAGIDFSDPSSGDQGIVHVVGPEQGLTQPGKTVVCGDSHTSTHGAFGALAFGIGTSQIRDVLATGCIAMEKKDVRRIEVTGELGEGVEAKDVILQIIRKLGTDGGVGYVYEYGGEAVESLDMEGRMSICNMSIEGGARAGYVNPDETTFEWLADAQAFVDDPEEFERLKPYWESVASDGDAEYDDVVTIDGDALEPTVTWGTTPGQGVGITEPIPAPEDLDPDKQDSARRAQEHMRVDPGDTMAGYRVDVAFLGSCTNARLPDLRRAAAVVRGREVHEDVRALVVPGSQRVQRAAEEEGLADTFREAGFQWRNAGCSMCLGMNEDQLEGDEACASSSNRNFVGRQGSKDGRTVLMNPRMVAAAAVTGEVTDVRDLEERPEVEA; via the coding sequence ATGAGCGAGGGAACCCTGTACGACAAGGTGTGGGACCGACACCGGGTGACGACGCTGCCGACCGGGCAGGACCAGCTGTTCGTCGGGCTCCACCTCGTCCACGAGGTGACGAGTCCGCAGGCGTTCGGGATGCTCCGCGAGCGCGACGTCGAGGTCGCCTACCCCGGCCTGACCCACGCGACGGTGGACCACATCCTCCCGACGGCCGACCAATCGCGCCCCTACGGCGACGACGCGGCCGAGGAGATGATGAGCGAGCTGGAGCGGAACGTCCGCGAGGCGGGCATCGACTTTTCGGACCCGTCCTCGGGCGACCAGGGCATCGTCCACGTCGTCGGCCCCGAGCAGGGCCTGACCCAGCCAGGAAAGACCGTCGTCTGTGGCGACTCGCACACCTCGACCCACGGCGCGTTCGGCGCGCTGGCGTTCGGCATCGGCACCTCGCAGATCCGGGACGTGCTAGCGACCGGCTGTATCGCCATGGAGAAGAAGGACGTCCGCCGCATCGAGGTGACGGGCGAACTCGGCGAGGGCGTCGAGGCGAAGGACGTCATCCTCCAGATCATCCGGAAGCTCGGCACCGACGGCGGCGTCGGCTACGTGTACGAGTACGGGGGCGAGGCGGTCGAGTCGCTCGACATGGAGGGGCGGATGTCCATCTGCAACATGTCGATCGAGGGCGGCGCGCGCGCCGGCTACGTCAACCCCGACGAGACCACCTTCGAGTGGCTCGCCGACGCGCAGGCGTTCGTCGACGACCCCGAGGAGTTCGAGCGGCTGAAGCCGTACTGGGAGTCGGTCGCCTCCGACGGGGACGCCGAGTACGACGACGTCGTCACGATCGACGGCGACGCGCTCGAACCGACGGTCACCTGGGGGACGACGCCGGGCCAGGGCGTCGGCATCACGGAGCCGATTCCGGCCCCAGAGGATCTCGACCCGGACAAGCAGGACTCCGCGCGACGCGCACAGGAACATATGCGCGTCGACCCCGGCGACACGATGGCGGGCTATCGGGTGGACGTGGCGTTCCTCGGCTCGTGTACGAACGCGCGCCTGCCGGACCTGCGGCGGGCCGCCGCGGTCGTGCGCGGCCGCGAAGTCCACGAGGACGTCCGGGCGCTCGTCGTCCCGGGCAGCCAGCGCGTCCAGCGGGCCGCCGAGGAGGAGGGCCTGGCCGACACCTTCCGCGAGGCCGGCTTCCAGTGGCGCAACGCGGGCTGTTCGATGTGTCTCGGAATGAACGAGGACCAGCTCGAGGGCGACGAGGCGTGTGCGTCCTCCTCGAATCGGAACTTCGTCGGCCGGCAGGGCTCGAAGGACGGCCGCACCGTGCTGATGAACCCCCGGATGGTCGCAGCCGCGGCCGTCACGGGCGAGGTGACCGACGTGCGCGACCTGGAGGAGCGTCCGGAGGTGGAGGCGTGA
- the ilvC gene encoding ketol-acid reductoisomerase, producing MTDDDTFDSPVYYDDDANRSYIDNKTVAVLGYGSQGHAHAQNLADSGVDVVVGLREGSSSRAAAEADGLNVATPVEAAAAADIVSMLVPDTVQPDVFEAIREELDEGDTLQFAHGFNIHYNQIQPPEGVDVTMVAPKSPGHLVRRNYEAGEGTPGLLAIYQDESGRAREEGLAYAQAIGCTRAGVIETTFREETETDLFGEQAVLCGGVTALVKQAYETLVDAGYSREMAYFECLNELKLIVDLMYEGGLGGMWDSVSDTAEYGGLTRGDDVVNEEARARMEEVLAEVQEGTFAREWIAENQAGRPSYTQLRTAEKNHDIEAVGAELRSLFAWDDAENTEREDDDKSKVGMRE from the coding sequence ATGACTGACGACGACACCTTCGACTCCCCGGTATACTACGACGACGACGCGAACCGAAGCTACATCGACAACAAGACGGTCGCCGTGCTCGGCTACGGCAGCCAGGGCCACGCCCACGCCCAGAACCTCGCGGACAGCGGGGTCGACGTGGTCGTGGGTCTGCGCGAGGGCTCCTCTTCGCGTGCGGCCGCCGAAGCCGACGGGCTCAACGTGGCGACGCCGGTCGAGGCGGCCGCCGCGGCCGACATCGTCTCGATGCTCGTGCCCGACACCGTCCAGCCGGACGTGTTCGAGGCGATCCGGGAGGAACTCGACGAGGGCGACACGCTCCAGTTCGCCCACGGGTTCAACATCCACTACAACCAGATCCAGCCCCCCGAGGGCGTCGACGTCACGATGGTCGCGCCCAAGTCGCCGGGCCACCTCGTCCGCCGCAACTACGAGGCGGGCGAGGGCACTCCCGGCCTGCTCGCGATCTATCAGGACGAGAGCGGTCGCGCACGGGAGGAGGGCCTCGCCTACGCCCAGGCGATCGGCTGTACCCGCGCGGGCGTCATCGAGACGACGTTCCGCGAGGAGACCGAGACGGACCTGTTCGGCGAGCAGGCTGTGCTGTGTGGCGGCGTCACCGCCCTGGTGAAGCAGGCGTACGAGACGCTCGTCGACGCCGGCTACAGCCGCGAGATGGCGTACTTCGAGTGCCTGAACGAGCTGAAACTCATCGTCGACCTGATGTACGAGGGCGGGCTCGGCGGCATGTGGGACTCGGTGTCTGACACGGCCGAGTACGGCGGGCTCACCCGCGGCGACGACGTGGTGAACGAGGAGGCACGCGCCAGGATGGAGGAGGTGCTTGCCGAGGTCCAGGAGGGCACGTTCGCCCGCGAGTGGATCGCCGAGAACCAGGCCGGCCGTCCCTCCTACACGCAGCTGCGTACCGCGGAGAAGAACCACGACATCGAGGCCGTCGGCGCGGAGCTCCGGAGCCTGTTCGCCTGGGACGACGCCGAGAACACGGAGCGCGAGGACGACGACAAATCGAAGGTAGGGATGCGAGAATGA
- the ilvB gene encoding biosynthetic-type acetolactate synthase large subunit, giving the protein MSESAEPAVDATDEEVDPDPDATGEAGAATAAAIPENGAAAVVAALESAGVETAFGVQGGAIMPVYDALYGSSIDHVTMAHEQGAAHAADAYGVVTGTPGVCLATSGPGATNLVTGIADASMDSDAMLALTGQVPSDMVGSDAFQETDTTGVTAPITKHNYFASDSTTVGDVVGEAFALSETGRPGPTLVDLPKDVSFGETDRAPKPPEPPARSKPDPEADPESVDAAARTIARAEKPLCLFGGGVIKGNATDEARAFAREHGIPVVTTMPGIGSFPEDDDLCLSWAGMHGTGYANMAISHTDCLIAVGTRFDDRLTGGVETFAPGADVVHVDIDPAEISKNVQADYPVVGDAGTVLDQIDAALDRSPDAGEWREQCTTWRDQYPMDYAVDPDEPVKPQFVVEAYDAATDDDAIVTTGVGQHQMWAAQYWTYTEPRTFVSSHGLGTMGYGLPGAIGARLAADDDRDVVCFDGDGSFLMTIQELSVAVRENLDVTVVVLNNEYIGMVRQWQDAFFEGRHMASEYDWMPEFDKLAEAFGARGFRVDEYDEVADVVAESLAYDGPSVVDVHVDPRENVYPMVSSGGANGEFALTEDQL; this is encoded by the coding sequence ATGAGCGAGTCAGCCGAACCCGCCGTCGACGCGACCGATGAGGAGGTCGACCCCGACCCGGACGCGACCGGGGAAGCGGGGGCCGCGACCGCCGCGGCGATCCCCGAAAACGGCGCGGCAGCCGTCGTCGCCGCCCTCGAATCCGCGGGCGTCGAGACGGCCTTCGGCGTCCAGGGGGGCGCGATCATGCCCGTCTACGACGCGCTGTACGGTTCCAGCATCGATCACGTGACCATGGCCCACGAGCAGGGCGCGGCCCACGCCGCCGACGCGTACGGCGTCGTGACCGGCACGCCCGGCGTCTGTCTCGCCACCTCGGGGCCGGGCGCGACGAACCTCGTCACCGGCATCGCCGACGCCTCGATGGACTCGGACGCGATGCTCGCCCTGACGGGCCAGGTGCCCAGCGACATGGTCGGCTCCGACGCGTTCCAGGAGACCGACACGACCGGCGTCACCGCGCCCATCACGAAGCACAACTACTTCGCGAGCGACTCGACGACCGTCGGCGACGTCGTCGGCGAGGCGTTCGCACTCTCGGAGACCGGTCGTCCCGGCCCGACGCTCGTCGACCTCCCGAAGGACGTCTCCTTCGGCGAGACCGATCGCGCGCCGAAGCCGCCCGAACCCCCGGCGCGTTCGAAGCCGGATCCCGAGGCCGACCCCGAGTCGGTCGATGCGGCCGCCCGGACCATCGCGCGCGCGGAAAAGCCGCTCTGCCTGTTCGGCGGCGGCGTCATCAAGGGGAACGCGACCGACGAGGCGCGGGCGTTCGCCCGCGAACACGGGATTCCCGTGGTGACGACGATGCCGGGAATCGGCTCGTTCCCCGAGGACGACGACCTCTGTCTCTCGTGGGCGGGCATGCACGGCACCGGCTACGCGAACATGGCGATCAGCCACACCGACTGCCTGATCGCGGTCGGGACGCGGTTCGACGACCGCCTGACCGGCGGCGTCGAGACGTTCGCGCCCGGCGCGGACGTCGTCCACGTCGACATCGACCCCGCGGAGATCTCGAAGAACGTCCAGGCGGACTACCCGGTCGTCGGCGACGCGGGGACGGTCCTGGACCAGATCGACGCGGCTCTGGACCGTTCGCCCGACGCCGGCGAGTGGCGCGAGCAGTGTACGACCTGGCGCGACCAGTACCCGATGGACTACGCGGTCGACCCGGACGAACCGGTGAAGCCACAGTTCGTCGTGGAGGCGTACGACGCCGCCACCGACGACGACGCGATCGTGACGACGGGCGTCGGCCAGCACCAGATGTGGGCCGCCCAGTACTGGACGTACACCGAGCCGCGGACGTTCGTCTCCTCACACGGCCTCGGCACGATGGGCTACGGCCTGCCCGGAGCCATCGGCGCGCGCCTGGCGGCCGACGACGACCGCGACGTGGTCTGTTTCGACGGCGACGGCTCGTTCCTGATGACGATCCAGGAGCTCTCGGTCGCCGTCCGCGAGAACCTCGACGTCACGGTCGTCGTGCTCAACAACGAGTACATCGGGATGGTCCGCCAGTGGCAGGACGCGTTCTTCGAGGGCCGGCACATGGCCTCGGAGTACGACTGGATGCCGGAGTTCGACAAGCTCGCCGAGGCGTTCGGCGCGCGCGGCTTCCGGGTCGACGAGTACGACGAGGTCGCGGACGTCGTCGCGGAGTCGCTGGCGTACGACGGCCCCTCGGTCGTCGACGTCCACGTCGACCCGCGCGAGAACGTCTACCCGATGGTGTCGAGCGGCGGCGCGAACGGGGAGTTCGCGCTCACGGAGGACCAGCTATGA
- the leuD gene encoding 3-isopropylmalate dehydratase small subunit, with protein MSSNANGDAPRSDGDGGGGPAETVTSVSGTGVPVRGNDVDTDQIIPARFMKVVTFDGLGQFAFFDLRFDEDDEEKDHPFNEDRFREASVLAVNANFGCGSSREHAPQALMRWGIDAVVGESFAEIFAGNCLALGVPTLTASHEELTALQDWIDEHPDGEIDVDVAAETVTYGGTTVDATVDEAQRRALVEGEWDTTALMGANAGAVRETAASLPYVCDDQLPEASD; from the coding sequence GTGAGTTCGAACGCGAACGGCGACGCCCCACGGAGCGACGGCGACGGCGGCGGCGGGCCCGCCGAGACGGTGACGTCCGTCTCGGGCACCGGCGTCCCGGTGCGCGGGAACGACGTCGACACCGACCAGATCATCCCCGCGCGCTTCATGAAGGTGGTCACGTTCGACGGCCTCGGACAGTTCGCGTTCTTCGACCTGCGGTTCGACGAGGACGACGAGGAGAAGGATCACCCGTTCAACGAGGACCGGTTCCGGGAGGCGAGCGTGCTCGCGGTGAACGCGAACTTCGGCTGCGGCTCCTCGCGCGAGCACGCCCCGCAGGCGCTGATGCGCTGGGGGATCGACGCGGTCGTCGGCGAGTCGTTCGCGGAGATCTTCGCGGGCAACTGCCTCGCGCTCGGCGTCCCGACGCTGACCGCGAGCCACGAGGAGCTCACGGCCCTGCAGGACTGGATCGACGAGCATCCCGACGGCGAGATCGACGTCGACGTCGCCGCCGAGACGGTAACGTACGGCGGTACGACCGTCGACGCCACCGTGGACGAGGCCCAGCGGCGCGCGCTCGTCGAGGGCGAGTGGGACACGACCGCGCTGATGGGCGCGAACGCGGGCGCGGTCCGCGAGACCGCGGCGTCGCTCCCGTACGTGTGCGAC